One Paraburkholderia agricolaris genomic region harbors:
- a CDS encoding ABC transporter ATP-binding protein, producing the protein MTSLLTIRNLAVNFNGLPAVDRINLDVAPGEVVGVVGESGSGKSVTMMALMGLIDAPGKVTADEVTFNGKNLLKASARERRKIIGKDIAMVFQDALTSLNPSYTVGYQIKEVLKLHEGLRGSALDKRALELLDQVGIPDPKGRIGSFPHQMSGGMNQRVMIAMAIACNPKLLIADEPTTALDVTIQAQIMELLIKLQKERGMALVLISHDLAVVSEVAQRVAVMYAGEVIETNRVPDIFAAPHHPYTEALLAAIPEHNVGAVRLAALPGMVPGRDDRPKGCLFAPRCKYVVDDCMKARPALAPMQGHAEVARVRCIKPLNLSGDANVHTHGGAR; encoded by the coding sequence ATGACCAGTTTATTGACCATCCGCAATCTGGCGGTGAATTTCAACGGCCTGCCCGCCGTTGACCGGATCAACCTCGATGTCGCGCCGGGTGAAGTGGTCGGCGTGGTCGGCGAATCGGGTTCGGGCAAGAGCGTAACGATGATGGCGCTGATGGGCCTGATCGACGCGCCGGGCAAAGTCACCGCGGACGAAGTCACCTTCAACGGCAAGAATCTGCTGAAGGCAAGCGCGCGCGAGCGCCGCAAGATCATCGGCAAAGACATCGCGATGGTGTTCCAGGACGCGCTCACCAGTCTGAATCCGAGCTACACGGTCGGCTATCAGATCAAGGAAGTGCTCAAGCTGCACGAAGGTCTGCGCGGCAGCGCACTGGACAAACGCGCGCTGGAGTTGCTCGACCAGGTCGGCATTCCCGACCCGAAAGGCCGTATCGGCTCGTTCCCGCATCAGATGTCGGGCGGCATGAACCAGCGCGTGATGATCGCGATGGCGATTGCCTGCAACCCGAAGCTGCTGATCGCCGATGAGCCGACCACCGCGCTCGACGTGACGATCCAGGCGCAGATCATGGAGCTGCTGATCAAGCTGCAGAAGGAACGCGGCATGGCGCTCGTGCTGATCTCGCACGATCTGGCCGTGGTGTCCGAGGTCGCGCAGCGTGTCGCGGTCATGTACGCTGGCGAAGTGATCGAAACCAACCGCGTGCCGGATATCTTCGCCGCGCCCCATCATCCGTACACGGAGGCGTTGCTGGCGGCAATTCCCGAGCACAATGTGGGCGCGGTGCGGCTCGCCGCGCTGCCGGGCATGGTGCCGGGGCGTGACGACCGTCCCAAAGGCTGTCTCTTCGCGCCGCGCTGCAAGTACGTGGTCGACGATTGCATGAAGGCGCGCCCCGCGTTGGCGCCGATGCAAGGTCACGCCGAAGTGGCGCGCGTGCGCTGCATCAAACCCCTGAACCTGAGCGGCGACGCCAACGTTCACACCCATGGAGGCGCACGATGA
- a CDS encoding ABC transporter permease subunit, giving the protein MADIQNTVPQSVTPPSGRAIAAREFWANFSRNRGAVGAGIVVLTLIFIAIFAPLIAPHSPIEQYRDFVKIPPAWLDGGNWKFILGTDEAGRDILSRLMYGARLSFWIGFVSVVLALIPGIVLGLIAAFFEKWADTPIMRIMDVLLALPSLLLAVAVVAIIGPGLVNTMLAIAIVALPGYVRLTRASAQGELQKEYVTASRVAGASTLRLMFSQVLPNCTAPLIVQATLGFSSAILDAAALGFLGLGVQPPSAEWGAMLASARDYIDSAWWIVTMPGLSILISVLAINLLGDGLRDALDPKLKRMA; this is encoded by the coding sequence ATGGCAGACATTCAAAACACAGTCCCCCAGTCGGTCACACCCCCCAGTGGCCGCGCAATAGCCGCCCGTGAATTCTGGGCGAATTTCTCACGCAACCGTGGCGCGGTCGGCGCCGGCATCGTTGTACTGACGTTGATCTTCATCGCGATCTTCGCGCCGTTGATCGCGCCGCATAGCCCGATCGAGCAGTATCGCGACTTCGTCAAGATTCCGCCCGCATGGCTCGACGGCGGCAACTGGAAGTTCATTCTCGGCACCGACGAAGCGGGCCGCGACATCCTCTCGCGCTTGATGTACGGCGCGCGCCTGTCGTTCTGGATCGGCTTCGTCTCGGTGGTGCTGGCGCTGATTCCGGGCATCGTGCTCGGTCTGATCGCGGCATTCTTCGAGAAGTGGGCCGACACGCCGATCATGCGCATCATGGACGTGCTGCTCGCGTTGCCCTCGCTGCTGCTCGCCGTTGCCGTGGTCGCGATCATCGGTCCGGGTCTCGTCAACACGATGCTGGCGATTGCGATCGTCGCGTTGCCGGGCTATGTGCGTTTGACGCGTGCTTCGGCGCAAGGCGAATTGCAGAAAGAGTATGTGACGGCTTCGCGCGTGGCTGGCGCGAGCACGCTGCGGTTGATGTTCTCGCAAGTGCTGCCGAACTGCACCGCGCCGTTGATCGTGCAGGCTACGCTGGGCTTTTCGTCGGCGATTCTCGATGCCGCGGCGCTCGGCTTTCTCGGTCTCGGCGTGCAACCGCCTTCGGCGGAGTGGGGCGCGATGCTGGCCTCGGCGCGCGACTATATCGACAGCGCCTGGTGGATCGTCACGATGCCGGGTCTTTCCATCCTGATCTCGGTGCTCGCAATCAATCTGCTCGGCGACGGGCTGCGCGACGCACTCGATCCCAAACTGAAACGGATGGCCTGA
- a CDS encoding ABC transporter permease subunit has protein sequence MFRFVLRRIGMVIPTFIGITILAFALIHLIPGDPIEVMMGERGVDPAMHAAALHRLGLDESLPMQYIHYVGRAMHGDLGTSIITNTSVMGEFLARFPATVELGFCAMLFALIVGLPAGVFAALRRGTVVDHGVMGTALTGYSMPIFWWGLILIMFFSVDLGWTPVSGRIAVEYDIPHVTGFMLIDAFMSTDEGAFKSALSHLILPAIVLGTIPLAVVARMTRSSMLEVLREDYIRTARAKGLSPARVIVVHALRNALIPVVTVIGLQVGTLLAGAVLTETLFSWPGIGKWLIDAIGRRDYPVVQGGILMIATLVIVVNLVVDLLYGVLNPRIRHTR, from the coding sequence ATGTTCCGCTTCGTTTTGCGCCGCATCGGCATGGTGATACCGACCTTCATCGGCATCACGATCCTCGCGTTTGCGCTGATTCACCTGATCCCGGGCGACCCCATCGAAGTGATGATGGGCGAGCGCGGCGTCGATCCCGCCATGCATGCCGCCGCGCTGCATCGCCTCGGGCTCGACGAGTCCTTGCCCATGCAGTACATCCACTATGTTGGCCGCGCCATGCATGGCGACCTCGGCACCTCGATCATCACCAATACCAGCGTGATGGGCGAATTCCTCGCACGTTTTCCCGCCACTGTTGAACTGGGGTTCTGCGCGATGCTGTTCGCACTGATCGTCGGCTTGCCGGCGGGTGTGTTCGCGGCCTTGAGGCGCGGCACGGTGGTCGATCACGGCGTGATGGGCACGGCGCTGACCGGCTACTCAATGCCGATCTTCTGGTGGGGTTTGATCCTCATCATGTTCTTTTCCGTGGATCTCGGCTGGACGCCGGTGTCGGGCCGCATCGCGGTCGAATACGACATTCCGCATGTGACCGGTTTCATGCTGATCGACGCGTTCATGTCCACCGATGAAGGCGCGTTCAAATCCGCGCTTAGCCATCTGATCCTGCCGGCCATCGTGCTCGGCACGATTCCGCTGGCGGTCGTCGCGCGCATGACGCGTTCGTCGATGCTCGAAGTGCTGCGCGAGGATTACATCCGCACGGCACGCGCGAAGGGCTTGTCGCCCGCGCGCGTGATCGTCGTGCATGCGTTGCGTAACGCGCTGATTCCGGTCGTGACCGTGATCGGCCTGCAGGTCGGCACGCTGCTGGCCGGCGCGGTGCTGACCGAGACGCTGTTTTCGTGGCCGGGTATCGGCAAGTGGCTGATCGACGCGATCGGCCGGCGTGATTATCCCGTGGTGCAGGGCGGTATCCTGATGATCGCTACGCTGGTGATCGTTGTGAACCTCGTCGTCGATCTGTTGTACGGCGTGCTGAACCCGCGCATTCGCCATACGAGGTAA
- a CDS encoding ABC transporter substrate-binding protein — MKQNNLLRAARVTTLVAAAAASMVGANIARAEIPNKTLVYCSEGSPAGFDPAQYTTGTDFTANTFTVYNRLVEFERGGTKVEPGLAEKWDVSADGKTYTFHLRHGVKFQTTSFFKPTREFNADDVLFTFQRMLDTNQPFRKAYPVQFPYFTDMGLDKLITSVEKVDPYTVKFTLKEVNAPFIQNMAMEYASILSAEYGDQLLKAGKAADINQYPVGTGPFIFRSYTKDATIRFDGNPDYWKPNDVKISKLIFSITPDAGVRVQKIKRDECQVMSYPRPADIAPLKAEANIAMPSQPGFNLGYLAYNVTHKPVDKVEVRQALDMAINKKAIIESVYQGAGQAATNPMPPTQWSYDKNLKSASYDPDKAKALLAKAGYPNGFDITLWAMPVQRAYNPNARLMAEMIQADWAKIGVKAKIVTYEWGEYIKRAHAGEDDTMLIGWTGDNGDPDNWLGTLLGCEAVNGNNFSKWCYKPFDDLIQKGRVTSDQGARTTAYMQAQQIFAQQLPFSPIAHSTVYQPVSKKVVDMRIEPLGYARFDGVSVK, encoded by the coding sequence ATGAAGCAAAACAATCTGTTGCGCGCCGCGCGTGTTACGACGCTCGTCGCAGCTGCAGCGGCATCGATGGTGGGCGCAAATATCGCGCGTGCCGAGATTCCGAACAAAACCCTCGTTTACTGCTCAGAAGGCAGCCCCGCGGGTTTCGATCCGGCCCAATACACCACGGGCACCGACTTCACGGCGAATACGTTCACCGTCTATAACCGTCTCGTCGAATTCGAGCGCGGCGGCACCAAGGTCGAGCCGGGCCTCGCCGAAAAGTGGGATGTTTCCGCAGACGGCAAGACCTACACCTTCCATCTGCGTCATGGCGTGAAGTTCCAGACCACGTCGTTCTTCAAGCCGACGCGCGAATTCAATGCGGACGACGTCCTGTTCACGTTCCAGCGCATGCTGGACACGAATCAGCCGTTCCGTAAGGCATACCCGGTCCAATTCCCATACTTCACGGACATGGGCCTCGACAAGCTGATCACCAGCGTCGAAAAGGTCGATCCGTACACGGTCAAGTTCACGCTGAAGGAAGTCAACGCGCCGTTCATCCAGAACATGGCGATGGAATACGCGTCGATTCTGTCGGCCGAATATGGCGATCAACTGCTGAAGGCCGGCAAGGCCGCCGATATCAACCAGTATCCGGTCGGCACGGGCCCGTTCATCTTCCGCAGCTACACGAAAGACGCGACGATCCGTTTCGATGGCAATCCGGATTACTGGAAGCCGAACGACGTGAAGATCTCGAAGCTGATCTTCTCGATCACGCCGGACGCCGGTGTGCGCGTACAGAAGATCAAGCGCGACGAATGCCAGGTGATGAGCTATCCGCGTCCGGCCGACATCGCGCCGCTGAAGGCTGAAGCGAATATCGCGATGCCGTCGCAGCCGGGCTTCAACCTTGGCTACCTCGCATACAACGTGACGCACAAGCCGGTCGACAAGGTCGAAGTGCGTCAGGCGCTCGACATGGCGATCAACAAGAAGGCGATCATCGAGTCGGTGTATCAAGGCGCAGGCCAGGCCGCGACGAACCCGATGCCGCCGACCCAATGGTCGTACGACAAGAACCTGAAGAGCGCGTCCTACGATCCTGACAAGGCCAAGGCGCTGCTGGCCAAGGCCGGTTATCCGAATGGCTTCGACATCACGCTGTGGGCGATGCCGGTGCAACGCGCGTACAACCCGAACGCCCGTCTGATGGCGGAAATGATCCAGGCCGACTGGGCCAAGATCGGCGTGAAGGCGAAGATCGTCACGTATGAATGGGGCGAATACATCAAGCGCGCTCACGCAGGCGAAGACGACACGATGCTGATCGGCTGGACCGGCGACAACGGCGATCCGGACAACTGGCTCGGCACGTTGCTCGGTTGCGAAGCGGTGAACGGCAACAACTTCTCGAAGTGGTGCTACAAGCCGTTCGACGATCTGATCCAGAAGGGACGCGTCACGTCCGATCAGGGTGCACGCACGACGGCCTACATGCAGGCGCAACAGATTTTCGCGCAGCAACTGCCGTTCTCGCCGATTGCTCACTCGACCGTGTACCAGCCTGTCAGCAAGAAGGTGGTCGACATGCGTATCGAGCCGCTCGGTTATGCGCGCTTCGACGGCGTCAGCGTCAAGTAA
- a CDS encoding ABC transporter substrate-binding protein has protein sequence MTVHRLLFAVRHTCLPVLSACAVLAAGLAPAATDAASLPDKTLVFCSEGSPAGFDSAQYTTSVEFTAASYTVYNRLVEFARGSTDIEPGLAEKWDVSQDGLQYTFYLRHGVKFQTTAFFKPTREFNADDVVFTYQRMLDPDQPFRKAYPVPFPYFADLGLAKNIAKVEKLDPYTVRFTLKEVDAPFLQQIAMPFASILSAEYTDQLLKAGKAADINQYPVGTGPFIFRSYTKDDTIRFDGNPDYWKPGIVKVGKLIFAITVDPAVRLQKLKRGECQVMSYPRPADIPQIKADPALAMPSEVGFNLGILGYNTTKKPLDNVLVRRALDMSVNKKAIIESVYQGAGQIATNPMPPTQWGYDKNLKDAPYDIDKAKALLKEAGYPEGFDLTLWAMPVQRPYNPNARLMAEMLQADWAKIGVKTTIATYEWGEYIRRAHAGEHEAILIGWTGDYGDPDNWLGVLLGCDAVKGSNFSKWCYKPFDDLIRKARGTTDLTERTKDYIEAQEIFKQQVPFTPIAHSTVYQPISKDVTGFRIDPFGPTQFMGVGLK, from the coding sequence ATGACAGTACATCGATTGCTGTTTGCAGTTCGCCATACCTGCCTGCCAGTGTTGAGCGCGTGCGCGGTCCTCGCGGCCGGCCTCGCGCCGGCCGCTACCGACGCGGCCAGCTTGCCCGACAAAACCCTCGTGTTCTGCTCCGAAGGCAGTCCGGCTGGTTTCGATTCCGCGCAGTACACCACCAGCGTTGAATTTACCGCCGCTTCGTACACGGTCTATAACCGTCTTGTCGAGTTCGCGCGCGGCAGTACCGATATCGAACCGGGCCTCGCCGAGAAATGGGATGTGTCGCAGGACGGCTTGCAATACACGTTCTACCTGCGGCACGGCGTGAAGTTTCAGACCACCGCGTTCTTCAAGCCCACCCGCGAATTCAATGCAGACGACGTTGTCTTCACTTACCAGCGGATGCTGGACCCGGACCAGCCGTTCCGTAAGGCGTACCCGGTGCCGTTTCCCTACTTCGCCGATCTCGGACTGGCAAAGAACATTGCCAAGGTCGAGAAGCTGGACCCGTACACGGTGCGTTTCACGCTAAAAGAGGTCGATGCACCGTTCCTGCAGCAGATCGCGATGCCGTTCGCATCGATTCTGTCGGCGGAGTATACGGATCAGCTACTCAAAGCCGGTAAGGCCGCCGATATCAACCAATATCCGGTCGGCACCGGACCGTTCATTTTCCGCAGCTACACCAAGGACGACACGATTCGCTTCGACGGCAATCCCGATTATTGGAAACCGGGCATCGTGAAAGTTGGCAAGCTCATCTTCGCCATCACCGTGGATCCCGCCGTGCGGTTGCAGAAACTGAAACGTGGTGAATGTCAGGTGATGAGCTATCCGCGTCCCGCGGATATTCCGCAGATCAAGGCCGACCCTGCGCTGGCCATGCCGAGCGAGGTTGGCTTCAACCTGGGCATCCTTGGCTACAACACGACGAAAAAGCCACTCGACAACGTGCTGGTGCGACGCGCGCTGGATATGTCGGTCAATAAGAAAGCGATCATCGAGTCGGTGTATCAGGGTGCCGGGCAAATCGCGACCAATCCCATGCCGCCGACTCAATGGGGCTACGACAAAAACCTGAAGGACGCGCCCTACGACATCGACAAGGCCAAGGCCTTGCTGAAAGAGGCCGGCTACCCGGAGGGCTTCGACCTGACCCTGTGGGCCATGCCGGTGCAGCGGCCCTACAACCCGAACGCCCGCCTGATGGCCGAAATGCTGCAGGCCGACTGGGCGAAGATCGGCGTCAAGACGACGATTGCCACGTACGAGTGGGGTGAGTACATCCGCCGCGCCCATGCCGGCGAGCACGAGGCGATCCTGATCGGCTGGACGGGGGACTACGGCGATCCTGACAACTGGCTTGGCGTGTTGCTCGGCTGCGATGCGGTGAAAGGCAGCAATTTCTCCAAATGGTGCTACAAGCCTTTCGACGACCTGATCAGGAAAGCGCGTGGCACTACCGATCTCACCGAGCGCACCAAGGACTATATTGAGGCGCAGGAGATCTTCAAGCAGCAGGTTCCGTTCACGCCGATCGCCCACTCCACGGTCTACCAGCCGATCAGCAAGGACGTCACGGGCTTCAGGATCGACCCGTTCGGCCCGACGCAATTCATGGGTGTCGGCCTGAAATAG